AATGCTTTGCGGCAAAATTACCCCAATCCGTTTAACGCGCAAACGACGATTCGTTATCAACTCCGCCACGCCGGACATGTCACCATCAAAATCTATGATTTACTTGGGCACGAAGTGCGGTTGCTCGCTGATCAGCAAAAACCGGCAGGCGATTATTCGGTGCAGTGGGATGGAAAAAATGGTCACGGCCGGTATGTCACTTCCGGCATCTACGTGTATGAGATGAAGGCAGGAGAGTTCGTTGAGAGACGCAAGCTAATAATGTTGAAATAATCATTGCTGTCATTCTGGAAGAATCCTTTTTCGCACAAGTACCATACTTGATATTGAAAAAGATTCCTGGGCAACAACGTTGAGGTTTACCGGTCATTTCTTTCTGACGGAATTTCTGCAAATGCAGTCGCTGACACGATTGAAAAGAATCAACCGAAAAATATTTGTCCACTACCTTTGGTTCGTGAGTGTTTTAGGACTTCTCGCTACCCTCTTTGCGAGCGGCTGCCGCAGCGAGAAAGTTTACAGCCGCCCGGAGTTGCTCTATTGGTCCGCCAACAATCCCTATGAGCAAGAAGTGGCGCGCGCGGTGGTGAAAGAGTGGAACGAAAAACATCCCGCGATGCGTGTCCATCATCAACCGATTCCGGAGGGCCAGTCCAGTGAGGAAGTGATTCTCGCGGCCATCGCCGGTCGCACCACGCCCGACATTTATTCCAACACCTGGCCCGGTGACGTTGAATTTTATGTGCGCGCCAAAGCGCTCATCAATCTCGACCAATTTGCAGATTGCGACAGTGTGCTCAACTCGCGTTGCGCTGCCGACGTTGTGGCGCAATCCCGTTCGCGCGACGGCAAGCTCTATCAGATGCCATGGAAGACGAATCCCATCATGATGATGTACAACGTCAAGCTGCTCCGGCAAGCGGGGTTTGATAAAGCGCCGGCGACTTACTCGGAGTTTCTTGCGGCTGCGGCAAAGTTGAGAAAAGAGTTGTCCTGCTGGATGGGCATCATTGACATACGCGTTCTATGGTGGCAACGCTTCTTTGATTTTTATCCATTGTATCTTGCCGCCAGCGGCGGGAACACGTTGATATCCGGCGACAGCGTATTGTTTGAGAATGCCAGCGCCGTCGCGACCATGAATTTTCTGCAAACCGTTTATCGCGAGAATTATTTTCCCAAGCAAAAAATGACCGCCACCGGTGATTTTTTTCTTTTGGGGAAAGCTGCGACGCGCTTCACCGGCCCGTGGGAAATTGCCCATGCCGAGAAATTCAAACCCGAAGGATTCGAATACAACTTCGCGCCGATGCCGGTGCCGGACGGTCACCTTGGGCCGGTTTACACGTACGGCGATTTGAAAAACATCGTCATCTTTTCAACCTGCCGGCAACCGCAAGCCGCTTGGGAATTTGTCAAATTCATGGTTTCGCGCCGCAACGATTTGCGCCTACTGAAAGCCGCGAGCCAATTGCCGCTGCGCAAGAACATGCTGGGCGATTCGCTTTTCGCCGATTATTTCGCCAAGAATCCGCGCATG
The window above is part of the bacterium genome. Proteins encoded here:
- a CDS encoding extracellular solute-binding protein is translated as MQSLTRLKRINRKIFVHYLWFVSVLGLLATLFASGCRSEKVYSRPELLYWSANNPYEQEVARAVVKEWNEKHPAMRVHHQPIPEGQSSEEVILAAIAGRTTPDIYSNTWPGDVEFYVRAKALINLDQFADCDSVLNSRCAADVVAQSRSRDGKLYQMPWKTNPIMMMYNVKLLRQAGFDKAPATYSEFLAAAAKLRKELSCWMGIIDIRVLWWQRFFDFYPLYLAASGGNTLISGDSVLFENASAVATMNFLQTVYRENYFPKQKMTATGDFFLLGKAATRFTGPWEIAHAEKFKPEGFEYNFAPMPVPDGHLGPVYTYGDLKNIVIFSTCRQPQAAWEFVKFMVSRRNDLRLLKAASQLPLRKNMLGDSLFADYFAKNPRMVAFAQQAEYVRGIDQSPVMKEVFDAISQEYEAAVVYAAKSPEAAVRDAAKRVRLILE